From the Bacteroidota bacterium genome, the window TCAAACTCACATGAATCAACATTGCCTGTAGAATCAGTTACTATAAAAAGTTCTTTTGTTGTTCCAATAGGAAATTTAGAACCACTACTCATTCCCGCTTTAATTTCCATTATTGAATTTGAACAATTATCAGTAAAAACAGGAGTGTTAAAAAGTACAATTTGCTCACAGCTTTCAATATTATTTATACAATTAATCTTAGGCTTTTCATTATCATTTACTGTGATTGTAAATGAGCAAGTATCTTTATTTCCTGAATTATCTTCAACAAAATATTTTTCCATAGTTTTTCCAACAGGAAAAAAGGAGCCTGAACCAAGTCCTTCGATTTGTGTTACAATTGCACCCGGACAATTATCATTAACCACAGGGACAGAATAAGTTACAACGGCACCACAATCTCCTTTATCGTTATTTTTATTAATATCATTTGAACAACTTAGTGTTGGCTTTATATTATCGTTAACAGTAACATCAAAGCTACAAGAGTCTTTGTTACCATAAGAATCTGTTACAAGATAAGTAACTCTTGTGGTTCCGGGAGGGAAAATTGCTCCACTTTCCAAGCCTGAAATACGTGTGGTTACTGCTCCCGAACAATTATCAACACCAATAGGTTCCGAATAATTTACAATAACTCCACAACTATCACTGTCATTGTTTTCCATGATAATATTTCCGGGGCAACTAATTGTTGGACGAATGGTATCAGTAACTTTAACAGTAAAGAAGCAACTATCAAAATTACCTGCATTATCAAATGCTTTATAAATAACAAAGGTAGTTCCTGCACTAAAAGAATCTCCGGGATTATGAGTAGTAATTATTGTATCAATATTACAATTGTCTGTTGCAGTAGGTGGGGTCCATGTTGCTTTGTTTTTGCAAGAGCCACTTGTACTTGACAGAGTTATATTTGAAGGACAAGTACTTAAAACAGGTTTTATTACGTCAACTAAATTAATAAAAACAGTATCATATCCTGGGCATCCTGCAGGACTTATTACCTCAGCTACAATCGTATCATGCCTTCCGCTTAAGAATGAATAATTATGATTGTCTGCTAATTTCAAAACACTTCCGTTAAACCAATTTGTTGAATCACCAACACTTCCTGCTGAATAGTTAAATTGTTCACCCATGCAAGTATCAACGTCTTTCCCTAGATAAATATAAGGAAAATATAAATTTACCTGACTTTCAAAAGCTCCAATGTCATTAACTCCAAAAAAAGGACGAGCTAAACCTCTTTGGTCTTCATCAATAGAACTGCCTGGATTACCGGAATCAAGAGCAGGGCTTCCACATAAAATTTTGTGAAGCGGAATTACTAATCCTTTGAATGTTAAATCTCCGAGTAAGGGTTCAACAATGCTATTTGAATTACCCAAAATATCTCCTGTAACTCCTAATATTCCAGAGCTATCACTATTACCAATTAAATTGTATCCTAATGACACAACAAAACATCTTGAGGAAAGGTCTCTAAAAATATCATCACCATAATTACCGCAAACATTTTCAGCAACGATTGAACTATTGAGAATAATTTGTGAAGTATCTGAATAAACGACAAAGGTATTTGCTATTCCTCCACCTTCTTTTAATGCTTCATTTTTTGTTATTGTGCAAAATATTAAATCAACTATGGGAATTTGTGTTGAATTTCTTGACATATTATAAATGCCACCACCTCTCAATTTTGCTTTATTTGAAGAAATTGTAGAGTTAAGTATAAAAATCGTATCGCTAACATTTACAATAGCTCCACCGTTATTATCGGCATAATTAAATGCAAAAGTAGATTTATCAATTGTTATTTTTCCTTTGTTATAAATTCCTCCACCCGAATAACTTGCTTTGTTATAAGCAAAATAACATTCATATATTTCAAGAATCCCCCAGTTGTAAATCGCAGCCCCTTTTCCTGCTTCTGTCATTGTGGTAGTTTTTCCACATTGCAAAGTCAGCTTTTTAATTATTACGGTTATACCCGTATCAATTTTTAATATTCTGGAATTATAGCCACCACTAATTATTAATTTATCAGCACCAAGTCCTGTGATTGTCAGATTTTTATTAATAAATATCTCCCCTGTTGTTAAAACAATACTATCTCCCGACAAACTTGAATTAAAAAGAATTACATCCCCGGGATTTGCCGTAGCAACAGCATTACGCAAAGAACCGTTTCCTGCGTCATTAGTATTGCTTACAATAATATTTGAACCGAGAATGCTGGTGGTAGAGATAAATAAAAAAGCTACAATTAAAAGCGTCAACCTGCTTAAATACATTTTTTGCATAACAGAATTTTTAAAAACAGACACGCATATATTTTTAACCAAAAAAACAACTTTTTTGCTTGTTAAAAACCTCAATAATTTATTTAGTTGTAAAAAAACACTATACGCACCTCTGATTATTTTCCCAAATATATGAAAAAATATAAAACAGTATGAATAAAAGTTAATAACATTTTTTTTAATGTCATAATTTGAGATTTTAAAGCTCCAACATAACGTCATTACGAAGGATGGCAATCTGATGAAAGATTTGTTTATTTGGTGATTTGTTGATTTGTTTAAACGCAGAGTCGCAGAAACGCAGAGAAAAAAGTAATCAAAAAAGAAAAAGTCAATATAACGATAAGATGATGATGAGATAACTAAAAAAAGTCAACCCTATTCAGGTAAGCACAGACTGTTGACTGAGAACTGCTGACTGTTTTTGACTGCGGACTGCTTACTGCCGACTGAGGACTGCTGACTTCTTGATTTGAAAGCTCCAAGATACCGTCATTGCGAAGGAAGTATGACTGAAGCAATCTGATGAATAAGAGTAGGATGTTTTTTTTACTACCTTTGCTAAAAAGCCTGAGATTGTCGCGGTCGTATCTCCCTCACAATGACGACTTTATGGGTTGTTGTTGTGAGAATTGTTTATTTGTTTATTTGGTGATTTGTTTATTTGGTGATTTGTTTATTTGTTTATTCGATACACTAACTCTAAGTACTTTAGGCACTTTAAGTACTTCTTTTTGTTTATCTGTTTATCCGTAACACATAACCTTTTAGTTTTTAGTTTTTAGCTTTTAGTTTTAAGTACTTCTTTTTGTTTATTCGGAATTTGACTGAAGACTGCGAACTGCTGACTGTTTTTAACTGCGGACTGAAACAATCTGATGAAAGAATTGTTTATTCGCTCATTATCAAATCTCTCTTTCTAAGTTTTAACTTTGGTTTATTCAATTTAGAGATTGATTTTCTCACTTTTTCACTTGTTTCTTTTTGAAGATATGTTGGAATCAATTTAGATAACTCAATTATTAATATTCGATGAATAATTATCAAATCTTTTAGAGAAAATTGAGATATACCGTTTATTAATTCCGACATATAAGATTTTTTATGCCCAAGCAAAACCCCCAAATCTTGTTGAGTCATATCATAGCTTTTTAATCTTTTTCTGATAGTTACTTTACGGTATGCAATAAATTTTCTTTCCATTTCAACTAATAATTCTGCATTATCAGCTTCTTCCACTTGTTTATCAGTAATTGATTCACTATTTGACCAATTCTCATCTTCATAAGCTTTAATCAAATCGAAAACTTTTGTTTGCATTGCTTTTAGTGATGAATCCTCTTTTACCATTAACCGTAATTTTCTATCAAGCAATAAAGCTTTTTGCAAATCATATTCATTTTCTAAGTTTTGAACTTTTACTATTTCTCTTATGTTTATTAAATCTTTCATTTTTGTTTTATTAAATCCAATCATTATCCTTTAGCCACTTTTTAATCGTATTTCTATTGTTTTTGAAAGTTTTATTATAATCTTGATGTGAGCCAACCCAAACAATTCTTGACCGTTTATCTTCATCAAATTCAATTAAAACCATAGTCCGATGAACATTCAAATTGAAAAAATAAAATCCTTTACCATGAATGCAATCAGCATCAGACCTCGTTTGTTTTAATTCTAATTGAGAATTCCATTCATTTTGCTCAATATCTAAAATTAGCTTATCAATTGATTTTGCCAATTTCACATTACCTCTATTTTTTCTTTTGAGCCTTTCGAGTAGCCCCTTATTAATCAAATTCACAATCTAAATTTTGAGCAAAGATATAAAAGTTCCAATTATTCTTGAACTTTTTATATTTTTATTTTACAACATACTTATCTCAATTCTGAGCCTACTTTTTGTCTATTATACCTTACATTATGTATTTATTCTTAGTGCAAATTGTACCTTGGTGTCTTTGTGGCAAGATATTGATAATTAGTGTCTCTTAGAAAACTATCTATTTTTATAAAATGAATTATTTTTGATGAGATTTTTACTTTTTGGAAATGAGCTGATGCCTTTGCATCAGGGATTTGAGAAAAATAAAAATATCGCAAAAAGAAACATTTTTAATTTTGGAGAGTTTACTAAGAGGCACTAATTAGCCACGAAGGCTCTAAGACACGAAGAATCACAAAGTATGAAACAATTCATTATGGAATTATTATGCGAAACCTGAGTTAACGAAAAATTGTGTGGTAATACCGAAATAACTTTCAACACCGATTTTCACAGCAAACTTTTCAGCCATAATTAAATCCTAATTTTAGTATTTTCATTATTTTGAAAATTTATTCAAAAATTGTTTATACCTCATAATATCAGGAATATATCCTTATGTGTTATTTTTCTTTCTTAATAACATTGCTCTTCATTCACTCTAAATATTTAATTGTGTCGTATTTATTAATAATGAATATTGACCACGTTCGCTGTAGCTTTAGCGGTTGCGAAACAAGGAA encodes:
- a CDS encoding HYR domain-containing protein, encoding MQKMYLSRLTLLIVAFLFISTTSILGSNIIVSNTNDAGNGSLRNAVATANPGDVILFNSSLSGDSIVLTTGEIFINKNLTITGLGADKLIISGGYNSRILKIDTGITVIIKKLTLQCGKTTTMTEAGKGAAIYNWGILEIYECYFAYNKASYSGGGIYNKGKITIDKSTFAFNYADNNGGAIVNVSDTIFILNSTISSNKAKLRGGGIYNMSRNSTQIPIVDLIFCTITKNEALKEGGGIANTFVVYSDTSQIILNSSIVAENVCGNYGDDIFRDLSSRCFVVSLGYNLIGNSDSSGILGVTGDILGNSNSIVEPLLGDLTFKGLVIPLHKILCGSPALDSGNPGSSIDEDQRGLARPFFGVNDIGAFESQVNLYFPYIYLGKDVDTCMGEQFNYSAGSVGDSTNWFNGSVLKLADNHNYSFLSGRHDTIVAEVISPAGCPGYDTVFINLVDVIKPVLSTCPSNITLSSTSGSCKNKATWTPPTATDNCNIDTIITTHNPGDSFSAGTTFVIYKAFDNAGNFDSCFFTVKVTDTIRPTISCPGNIIMENNDSDSCGVIVNYSEPIGVDNCSGAVTTRISGLESGAIFPPGTTRVTYLVTDSYGNKDSCSFDVTVNDNIKPTLSCSNDINKNNDKGDCGAVVTYSVPVVNDNCPGAIVTQIEGLGSGSFFPVGKTMEKYFVEDNSGNKDTCSFTITVNDNEKPKINCINNIESCEQIVLFNTPVFTDNCSNSIMEIKAGMSSGSKFPIGTTKELFIVTDSTGNVDSCEFDIIVYPTPTIDLVNDTTIYFGDSLHLEPIVTNGETYEWTPSTWLTDAYIRNPVSSAEESITYYFYVLSDHACSTNDTINVKVIYEFIIPTGFTPNNDGENDYWDIKGIKKYPDSDVEIYDRWGTKVFSSKGYLEKWDGTFKAKDLPINSYYYIINKNDGTEPLKGTVTIIR
- a CDS encoding helix-turn-helix domain-containing protein — encoded protein: MKDLINIREIVKVQNLENEYDLQKALLLDRKLRLMVKEDSSLKAMQTKVFDLIKAYEDENWSNSESITDKQVEEADNAELLVEMERKFIAYRKVTIRKRLKSYDMTQQDLGVLLGHKKSYMSELINGISQFSLKDLIIIHRILIIELSKLIPTYLQKETSEKVRKSISKLNKPKLKLRKRDLIMSE
- a CDS encoding type II toxin-antitoxin system HigB family toxin, which encodes MNLINKGLLERLKRKNRGNVKLAKSIDKLILDIEQNEWNSQLELKQTRSDADCIHGKGFYFFNLNVHRTMVLIEFDEDKRSRIVWVGSHQDYNKTFKNNRNTIKKWLKDNDWI